The DNA window TCTCAATGACGTACTGATgcagaaagaaagaaaggtaGGATAGTTTGAGATAGAGATATAGTTGGTAGATGTACCTAATTTAAAGGTGATACTCACTGGGCAAGGGTGATCAAAGCCTGAGCAAGAGTCGCAGTTGATTAGCCAGGCCTCTTGGGTTTCGTGGCAGACTACCTACtacgacgaggaggaggagtgcACAAGTGAAGGCGATAAGCCATTGCCATAATAAGGCTGCATGTACCGGCCTTGCTTGTTCATGACAGCCTTAGCATCCTGCTGCAAAGAGGTGTTCGCTGGCAAATAGTAATGTAGAGCCTAGTGGATAACAGAAGCTACTATGAAAGTAAAGAGCCTGAGAAATCTGATCTAAGTCTggtctaaatagcataaactgagACAAGTGGACTTGGTACTTGGTAAGGGGTTAGAAGTCAGTTTATACTATTTCGACCAGATTTAGgctctttattttatatccTAGTCTCTAAATTCAAGACCAACTTCTTTTACCCACAAGGCCCTGGCAGAGTTAGTTATTTCCAGTGTATAGACTTGGTTTCTGTGCCGCAGTTGTATTCACCTGTTCGCCAGCTGCACGCCAACCGCACAAACACTCCTCaaaaccaccaccacaactcCCTCTTCACACTCTCTAATCCTTCCTCCTCAATCAAAACAAACACTGCTATATCTTCACAACATCAGATTTAAGCTCtgaaaacaaaagaaaaacaaccaTGTCTTCCCTTAATACACTCATCAGCTCAGCCACAGCAACCCCTACTTCCACCCCTAACCACGGCTCACACTCTGACAAAATCGCCATAATCGGCCTCACTATTGGAATCGTCTTTGCGTTCGTCGCGCTCATCCTTCCCTGCATCTGTTTCCAGGGACTCGCACACTGGCAGCAAAAGAGAGAGGAGAAAAGGGAGGCTAGGGAACGGGACAAGGTGAATGCGGCGGTTGGAAGGGTGGACGATGATCAGAGAAGGCTGAATATTTGGGACGAGGTTTGATGAAGGGATTATTGTGCTGGTTTATTCACACATGTCTGCCTGTGGAGTTTCCGTTTGTTGATCCGCAGTACTTGAATGACTGCTCGCGTTTGTTGTGTTTTCCCCCCTCAAATTCAactcctcatcttcaaacTACCCCGTATTGAATGCTGTATTGTGTTGGTTTGCCCGCTTTTCACTATCGCATTTCTGTAAACCATGTTTCGAGTTCATCTCATCGTTTGCAATTATGGGAAGGATATATGACCGGCAAGTCGATCTCTTCAGTCTTCTCCTCAACCACAATCAATACTCATCGCGAGACACCGAGCCAGTACTCGAAGAGATCTCCCAGAACGAAAACACTGTACCTTGCTTGGTACATGTCTCCCATCATTACCCTCTATCATCACTAACACGCTACAGCAAACCGCCAACATGTCCGACTCCAAGGTCTTGCCCCGCATGAGCACTGGAGACATGAACATCATGATCGTATGCTTCAGCGCTATGATCTTTGTCTTCTTCCTGGCAGGCGTCGTCTACTACACCTGGAAGCCTAGCCGTAACGGCGATCCCGCTCCTGTCGACGCCGCCCCTGACACCGGCGCTCATCGCAACCTCGCTCACGACAACCTCGCTCGTCCTTTCGATGGCAGCACTGCGACTCATCGCGTTATGATCTGGTCTGATGCTCCTCGTCGCGATAGCAACACTGGCTGTCGACTGCCTATCTTCCAGCGACGTCGCGAGACCAGCCTCGAGCGGAACACTATTCCCCTCCAGTCCGTCCCTGGTCGTGAGAACCCTCGTAACAACGCCGAATAGATGTTACTCCAGCAGTC is part of the Fusarium poae strain DAOMC 252244 chromosome 4, whole genome shotgun sequence genome and encodes:
- a CDS encoding hypothetical protein (TransMembrane:1 (i64-86o)), yielding MGRIYDRQVDLFSLLLNHNQYSSRDTEPVLEEISQNENTVPCLQTANMSDSKVLPRMSTGDMNIMIVCFSAMIFVFFLAGVVYYTWKPSRNGDPAPVDAAPDTGAHRNLAHDNLARPFDGSTATHRVMIWSDAPRRDSNTGCRLPIFQRRRETSLERNTIPLQSVPGRENPRNNAE